GAAGCATTGCCGTTTTTAAAGACTCTCTTCCTCTTTATAGAAGAGAAAATGGTTATTCGGATTTTAAAAGGAAAACTAAAATTGACAGCAATACTATTTTTGCGATAGGATCTGTAAGCAAACAGTTCACTGCTGTTATGATCCTGCTTCAGATGGAACAGGGAAAACTTAATGTAACGGATAAAGCTTCAAAATATCTGAAGGAATTCCAGACCAAAGAATATGAAAACATTACGATTCATCAGTTACTCAATCATACTTCAGGATTGAACCTGATGGGTGGAAAGCTGATGTTTAAAAGCGGTACAGATTTTTTCTATTCCAATGACGGATTTAATACGCTTGGAAAGATTGTGGAAAAAGTATCCGGAAAGTCATATGATGAGAATGTTCTGGAACTGTTCAAAAAAGCAGGAATGACTCATTCTTCAACGGGAAATATTTTTAAAGGAAATAATTTTGCAAGTGCTTATGTCGGCACACCTGCTAAGTTTTCAGAAGTTCCGAATATGCCGAAAAGATTAGGCGGACAGGAAATAGGAACTCCAGCCGGAGGAATACTATCTACCATTCAGGATCTTCATTCCTGGAATAATGCGCTGTATGGTGGAAAAATTTTAAAACCTGAAACATTAAAGCTATTCATGGCAAAAAGTTCAGAAAGACATCACGCTATCTTTGGAAAAATGGGCTATGCTTATGGAATTATGCTTAATATCGGGCAGCCTAATTCTTATTTCCACAGCGGTTATATAAAAGGCTCTCCTTCCTTAAATATCTATTATCCGGAAACAAAAACATCTGTTATCATTCTTTCTAACATTGCCGATGAGGAGA
The nucleotide sequence above comes from Chryseobacterium sp. 7. Encoded proteins:
- a CDS encoding serine hydrolase domain-containing protein translates to MIKNFIILSLFCFLFSCTTETPKIAPVDKKAIVDSTIAAFQKTLLEQQLDSTFKKYHFNGSIAVFKDSLPLYRRENGYSDFKRKTKIDSNTIFAIGSVSKQFTAVMILLQMEQGKLNVTDKASKYLKEFQTKEYENITIHQLLNHTSGLNLMGGKLMFKSGTDFFYSNDGFNTLGKIVEKVSGKSYDENVLELFKKAGMTHSSTGNIFKGNNFASAYVGTPAKFSEVPNMPKRLGGQEIGTPAGGILSTIQDLHSWNNALYGGKILKPETLKLFMAKSSERHHAIFGKMGYAYGIMLNIGQPNSYFHSGYIKGSPSLNIYYPETKTSVIILSNIADEEKGKGVIFRPHIEVKKITDNLENTLTQLRSKH